The following proteins are co-located in the Mycolicibacterium goodii genome:
- a CDS encoding winged-helix domain-containing protein, translated as MDLLLLTVDPHPESVLPSLSLLAHTVRTAPTEVSSLLETGSADVAIVDARTDLAAARGLCRLLGTTGSSVPVVAVINEGGLVAVNHEWGLDEILLPSTGPAEIDARLRLLVGRRGGNANQENVGKITLGELVIDEGTYTARLRGKPLDLTYKEFELLKYLAQHAGRVFTRAQLLQEVWGYDFFGGTRTVDVHVRRLRAKLGPEYEALIGTVRNVGYKAVRPSRGKPPAPGAPVGDDTGSDGPDDGFGDDLDVDGPLAGRLTSQ; from the coding sequence TTGGATCTACTGCTACTGACCGTCGACCCACATCCCGAGTCGGTGCTGCCCTCGTTGTCGCTGCTGGCCCACACGGTCCGGACGGCGCCGACAGAAGTGTCTTCCCTGTTGGAGACCGGTAGCGCCGACGTCGCGATCGTCGACGCTCGCACAGATCTGGCCGCCGCGCGCGGCCTTTGTCGTCTTCTGGGGACCACCGGAAGCTCCGTCCCGGTGGTCGCGGTCATCAACGAGGGCGGCCTGGTCGCCGTCAACCATGAATGGGGTCTCGACGAGATCCTGCTGCCCAGCACCGGGCCCGCCGAGATCGACGCACGGCTGCGGTTGCTGGTCGGCCGCCGCGGCGGCAACGCCAATCAGGAAAATGTCGGCAAGATCACTCTCGGTGAGCTCGTCATCGACGAGGGCACCTACACCGCCCGGTTGCGCGGCAAGCCGCTGGACCTCACCTACAAGGAGTTCGAGCTCCTCAAGTACCTCGCGCAGCACGCCGGCCGCGTCTTCACGCGCGCCCAGTTGCTGCAGGAGGTGTGGGGTTACGACTTCTTCGGCGGCACCCGCACGGTCGACGTCCACGTCCGACGGCTGCGCGCCAAGCTCGGCCCGGAGTACGAGGCGCTGATCGGCACCGTTCGCAACGTCGGCTACAAGGCGGTGCGCCCCTCCCGCGGCAAGCCGCCCGCACCAGGGGCGCCTGTCGGGGACGACACCGGATCCGACGGCCCGGACGACGGCTTCGGTGACGACTTGGACGTCGACGGTCCGTTGGCGGGGCGGTTGACCAGTCAGTGA
- the mshD gene encoding mycothiol synthase, translated as MTSSEWRTGLSAAQQAEIRALIDAATAHDGVAPVGDQVLRELGRDRTRHRLTTVDDRVVGYLNLAPAGDGDPAMAELVVHPQFRRRGIGAAMARAALAEGGAGARIWAHGNLAAAQAMASSLGLVIVRELLQMRRDLTGLPAVPATPGVRIATYAGPGDDAEILRVNNAAFSWHPEQGGWTEHDIDERRNEGWFDAEGLFEAFDEQTGKLLGFHWTKVHGDALGEVYIVGVDPQAQGRGLGYILTLIGLHHLTERLTGPEPTVLLYVEADNSAAVNTYRKLGFEVFGVDAAYATG; from the coding sequence GTGACCTCCAGTGAATGGCGAACCGGGCTGTCGGCCGCCCAACAGGCTGAGATCCGCGCACTGATCGACGCGGCCACCGCACACGACGGGGTGGCCCCGGTGGGTGATCAGGTACTGCGGGAACTGGGGCGCGACCGCACCCGACATCGGCTGACCACCGTCGACGACCGGGTGGTCGGTTATCTCAATCTCGCGCCGGCCGGCGATGGTGACCCGGCGATGGCCGAACTCGTCGTGCATCCGCAGTTCAGGCGGCGCGGGATCGGTGCGGCCATGGCGCGGGCCGCGTTGGCCGAAGGGGGCGCGGGCGCGCGGATCTGGGCGCACGGCAACCTCGCGGCCGCGCAGGCGATGGCGTCGTCGCTCGGGCTTGTGATCGTGCGCGAACTGCTGCAGATGCGCCGCGACCTGACCGGTCTGCCCGCTGTGCCGGCGACCCCCGGTGTGCGCATCGCCACCTATGCCGGCCCCGGCGACGACGCCGAGATCCTGCGGGTCAACAACGCCGCGTTCTCCTGGCACCCCGAGCAGGGCGGGTGGACCGAACACGACATCGACGAGCGGCGCAACGAGGGCTGGTTCGACGCCGAGGGGCTGTTCGAGGCCTTCGACGAGCAGACCGGCAAACTTCTCGGGTTCCACTGGACCAAGGTCCACGGCGACGCGCTCGGCGAGGTCTACATCGTCGGCGTCGACCCGCAGGCACAGGGACGTGGTCTCGGTTACATCCTGACCCTCATCGGCCTGCACCACCTCACCGAGCGGCTCACCGGGCCGGAACCGACCGTGCTGCTCTATGTCGAGGCAGATAACTCGGCGGCCGTGAACACCTACCGAAAGTTGGGTTTCGAGGTGTTCGGCGTCGACGCGGCGTACGCCACCGGTTAA
- the pstS gene encoding phosphate ABC transporter substrate-binding protein PstS: protein MKLNSMGRKIGRPVGIAAATIAALTLSACGSDNNAPATGTSGAATSGSAASAECGGKNSLTAEGSTAQQNAIAEFNKAWGQVCAGKNLSYNPTGSGAGREQFIAKQVDIAGSDSALSGDQVAAAAERCGGNPAWNLPLVFGPVAMAYNIEGVDKLVLNGDLLAKIFQGQITKWNDPAIAALNEGTTLPDSAITPIYRSDSSGTTDNFQKYLTAAAPQSWTKGDGSEFNGGAGEGAQKSSGVVQAVQATPGSIGYVEKGFAQQAGLPYAQIDSGAGAVELTDESAAKAIDAAKFAAEGNDLALDLNSLYGTKEAGAYPLVLATYEIVCSKGYDADTAAAVKSFLTVAANDGQANLSAAGYVPLPNAFKERLLTSIDAIS from the coding sequence GTGAAGCTCAACAGCATGGGCCGGAAGATTGGCAGGCCGGTTGGTATCGCCGCGGCGACCATCGCGGCGCTCACGCTCAGCGCGTGCGGCAGCGACAACAACGCTCCGGCCACCGGCACCTCGGGCGCGGCCACCTCCGGCAGCGCCGCATCGGCCGAGTGCGGTGGCAAGAACTCGCTGACGGCAGAGGGGTCGACCGCACAACAGAACGCGATCGCCGAGTTCAACAAGGCCTGGGGCCAGGTGTGCGCAGGCAAGAACCTCTCCTACAACCCCACCGGATCCGGCGCCGGGCGTGAACAGTTCATCGCCAAGCAGGTCGACATCGCGGGCTCGGACTCGGCGCTCAGCGGTGATCAGGTGGCCGCGGCGGCCGAACGTTGCGGTGGCAACCCGGCCTGGAACCTGCCGCTGGTGTTCGGTCCGGTGGCGATGGCCTACAACATCGAGGGCGTCGACAAGCTGGTGCTCAACGGTGACCTGCTGGCAAAGATCTTCCAAGGCCAGATCACCAAGTGGAACGACCCGGCGATCGCGGCGCTCAACGAGGGCACCACGCTGCCCGACTCCGCGATCACACCCATCTACCGCTCGGATTCCTCCGGCACCACCGACAACTTCCAGAAGTACCTCACCGCCGCCGCGCCGCAGTCGTGGACCAAGGGCGACGGCAGCGAGTTCAACGGAGGCGCGGGCGAGGGTGCCCAGAAGTCCTCGGGTGTGGTGCAGGCCGTGCAGGCGACGCCGGGTTCGATCGGCTACGTCGAGAAGGGCTTCGCCCAGCAGGCCGGGCTGCCCTATGCGCAGATCGACAGCGGTGCCGGTGCGGTCGAGCTGACCGACGAGTCGGCCGCCAAGGCCATCGACGCCGCAAAGTTCGCGGCCGAGGGCAACGACCTGGCACTCGACCTGAACTCGCTGTACGGCACGAAGGAGGCCGGCGCCTACCCGCTGGTGCTCGCCACCTACGAGATCGTGTGCTCCAAGGGTTATGACGCCGACACCGCGGCCGCGGTGAAGTCGTTCCTGACCGTGGCCGCCAACGACGGGCAGGCCAACCTCTCGGCCGCCGGCTATGTGCCGCTGCCCAACGCCTTCAAAGAGCGCTTGCTCACTTCCATCGATGCGATCAGCTAG
- the pstC gene encoding phosphate ABC transporter permease subunit PstC, giving the protein MTDRFPDGITVTTPNPADSGSGETLASPFPEPDPTPTNPSKGAKVRPADRIFQGLAEGSGILIVALIAAIGVFLLMRAIPALARNEENFFLYGGNWVTTDTSAMHFGIFDLLQVTVFVSVFALVLAMPVALGIAIFLTQYAPRRLAGPLAYMVDLLAAVPSIVYGVWGLYVLAPVLKPFAVWLNEDLGWFFLFSTGNASVAGGGTIFTAGIVLAVMILPIITAVTREVFMQTPRGQIEAALALGATRWEVVRTTVLPFGLSGYISGAMLGLGRALGETIALLIILRGTQTAFGWSLFDGGYTFASKIAATASEFNDQFKAGAYIAAGLVLFILTFVVNSLARAAVGGKGRV; this is encoded by the coding sequence ATGACCGACAGGTTCCCCGACGGGATAACAGTGACAACACCGAATCCAGCTGACTCAGGGTCAGGGGAGACGCTCGCGTCCCCCTTCCCCGAGCCGGATCCCACCCCCACCAACCCATCCAAGGGAGCCAAGGTCCGCCCGGCGGACCGGATCTTCCAGGGGCTCGCCGAGGGTTCGGGCATCCTGATCGTCGCGCTCATCGCGGCGATCGGGGTGTTCCTGCTCATGCGCGCGATCCCGGCGCTCGCCCGCAACGAGGAGAACTTCTTCCTCTACGGCGGCAACTGGGTCACCACCGACACCTCCGCGATGCATTTCGGCATCTTCGACCTGCTGCAGGTCACGGTGTTCGTGTCGGTGTTCGCGCTGGTGCTGGCCATGCCGGTGGCGCTGGGCATCGCGATCTTTCTGACCCAGTACGCGCCGCGCCGGCTGGCCGGTCCGCTGGCGTACATGGTCGACCTGCTCGCGGCCGTGCCCTCCATCGTGTACGGCGTGTGGGGCCTGTACGTGCTGGCCCCGGTGCTGAAGCCGTTCGCGGTGTGGCTCAACGAGGATCTGGGCTGGTTCTTCCTGTTCTCGACCGGCAACGCATCGGTCGCGGGCGGCGGCACGATCTTCACGGCGGGCATCGTGCTGGCGGTCATGATCCTGCCGATCATCACGGCGGTGACGCGTGAGGTGTTCATGCAGACCCCGCGTGGCCAGATCGAGGCCGCGCTGGCGCTCGGCGCGACGCGGTGGGAGGTCGTGCGCACCACGGTGCTGCCGTTCGGCTTGTCGGGCTACATCAGCGGCGCCATGCTCGGCCTGGGCCGCGCGCTCGGTGAGACCATCGCGCTGCTGATCATCCTGCGCGGCACCCAGACCGCGTTCGGCTGGTCGCTGTTCGACGGCGGATACACCTTCGCCAGCAAGATCGCCGCCACGGCAAGCGAATTCAACGACCAGTTCAAGGCGGGTGCCTACATCGCCGCGGGTCTGGTCCTGTTCATCCTCACCTTCGTCGTGAACTCGCTGGCACGTGCCGCGGTCGGCGGGAAGGGACGCGTATGA
- the pstA gene encoding phosphate ABC transporter permease PstA, with protein sequence MTTSTTSTLEQPVKAPAFQGVSLRRKLTDHTATALVTSSVLIALIPLLWVLYSVITKGIHAVTSPTWFTNSQAGMTAFSPGGGVYHAIVGTVLQGLVCSVISIPIGVMVAVYLVEYAGNSRLGKITTFMVDILTGVPSIVAALFIYALWVATLGFQRSGFAVSLSLVLLMIPVIVRATEEMLRIVPMDLREASYALGVPKWKTIVRIVVPTALSGIVTGVMLSLARVMGETAPLLVLVGYAQAMNFDIFSGFMGSLPGMMYDQISAGAGANPVPTDRLWGAALTLILLIALLNIGARFVAKLFVPKKV encoded by the coding sequence ATGACCACGTCGACGACGTCAACACTCGAACAGCCGGTGAAGGCCCCGGCGTTCCAGGGTGTGAGCCTGCGGCGCAAGCTGACCGATCACACCGCAACGGCGCTGGTGACCAGCTCGGTGCTGATCGCGCTGATCCCGCTGCTGTGGGTGCTGTACTCGGTCATCACCAAGGGGATCCATGCGGTGACCTCGCCGACGTGGTTCACCAACTCGCAGGCCGGGATGACGGCGTTCTCCCCGGGCGGCGGTGTCTACCACGCGATCGTCGGCACGGTCCTGCAGGGACTGGTGTGCTCGGTGATCTCCATCCCGATCGGTGTCATGGTCGCGGTGTACCTCGTCGAGTACGCGGGGAATTCGCGTCTGGGCAAGATCACCACCTTCATGGTCGACATCCTCACCGGTGTGCCGTCCATCGTCGCGGCGTTGTTCATCTATGCGCTGTGGGTCGCGACCCTGGGTTTCCAGCGGTCCGGCTTCGCGGTGTCACTGTCGTTGGTGCTGCTGATGATCCCGGTGATCGTGCGCGCCACCGAGGAGATGCTACGCATCGTGCCGATGGATCTGCGTGAGGCCAGTTACGCACTGGGCGTGCCGAAGTGGAAGACGATCGTGCGCATCGTGGTCCCGACGGCGCTGTCGGGCATCGTCACCGGTGTGATGCTGTCGCTGGCCCGCGTGATGGGCGAGACCGCGCCGCTGCTGGTGCTGGTCGGCTACGCCCAGGCGATGAACTTCGACATCTTCAGCGGTTTCATGGGCTCGCTGCCCGGCATGATGTACGACCAGATCTCGGCAGGCGCTGGGGCCAATCCGGTGCCCACCGACCGGCTGTGGGGTGCGGCGCTCACGCTGATCCTGCTGATCGCCCTGCTGAACATCGGCGCGCGTTTCGTCGCGAAACTCTTTGTCCCGAAGAAGGTTTAG
- the pstB gene encoding phosphate ABC transporter ATP-binding protein PstB has product MAKRLDLKDVNIYYGAFHAVADVSLAVQPRSVTAFIGPSGCGKSTVLRTLNRMHEVIPGARVEGSVLLDGEDIYGPGVDPVGVRKTIGMVFQRPNPFPTMSIRDNVVAGLKLQGVRNKKTLDEVAERSLRGANLWNEVKDRLDKPGGGLSGGQQQRLCIARAIAVQPDVLLMDEPCSALDPISTLAIEDLISTLKLDYTIVIVTHNMQQAARVSDQTAFFNLEATGKPGRLIEIDDTEKIFSNPSQKATEDYISGRFG; this is encoded by the coding sequence ATGGCCAAACGGCTCGATCTCAAAGACGTCAACATCTACTACGGCGCGTTCCATGCGGTTGCCGACGTGTCACTGGCGGTGCAGCCGCGCAGCGTCACGGCGTTCATCGGCCCGTCGGGCTGCGGCAAGTCCACGGTTCTGCGCACGCTCAACCGCATGCACGAGGTGATCCCCGGCGCGCGCGTCGAGGGCTCGGTGCTGCTCGACGGCGAGGACATCTACGGTCCGGGTGTGGACCCGGTGGGTGTCCGCAAGACCATCGGCATGGTGTTTCAGCGTCCGAACCCGTTCCCCACCATGTCGATTCGCGACAACGTGGTGGCGGGCCTGAAGCTGCAGGGTGTGCGCAACAAGAAGACTCTCGACGAGGTGGCCGAGCGCTCGCTGCGCGGGGCGAACCTGTGGAACGAGGTCAAAGACCGGCTCGACAAACCGGGCGGTGGCCTGTCCGGTGGCCAGCAGCAGCGTCTGTGCATCGCGCGTGCGATCGCGGTGCAGCCCGATGTGCTGCTGATGGACGAGCCGTGCTCGGCGCTCGACCCGATCTCGACGCTGGCGATCGAAGACCTGATCTCGACGCTCAAGCTGGACTACACGATCGTCATCGTCACGCACAACATGCAGCAGGCCGCCCGGGTCAGCGATCAGACCGCGTTCTTCAATCTCGAGGCCACCGGCAAACCGGGCAGGCTCATCGAGATCGACGACACCGAGAAGATCTTCTCCAACCCCAGCCAGAAGGCGACCGAGGACTACATCTCCGGCCGTTTCGGCTGA
- a CDS encoding quinone oxidoreductase family protein: MKAAVVNAWGQGPVYADLPEPQPGEGTVVADVEACALTNLTKGIASGKHYAAKTMQLPMVPGFDGVARLADGRRVCAVGLGSGGMLAERALIDPDRAVEVPERLDSVTAAALPNPGTSAWITLSYAAAVKPGDHVLVLGATGVTGSLATQLARSMFGAGAVVAAGRDADRLQWLGSTGAQTIRLGEDDLAARVTELHAARPFDAVLDYLWGEPAEQVFGALAAATPAGTFHATRYVQVGSMAGATVTLDAAVLRAAGITATGVGLGSVPPQVWQQANTEALPKLLSMAAAGEIELRTQARPLSDIERIWTESAPSGTRVVVTP; this comes from the coding sequence ATGAAAGCCGCCGTCGTCAACGCCTGGGGTCAGGGACCCGTCTACGCCGATCTGCCCGAACCGCAGCCCGGCGAAGGCACCGTGGTCGCCGATGTCGAAGCCTGCGCGCTCACCAACCTGACCAAGGGGATCGCCTCGGGAAAGCACTACGCCGCCAAGACCATGCAGCTTCCCATGGTCCCCGGGTTCGACGGGGTGGCCCGGCTGGCAGATGGCAGGCGGGTCTGCGCCGTCGGCCTCGGATCGGGCGGCATGCTGGCCGAACGCGCGCTCATCGACCCCGACCGAGCCGTCGAGGTCCCGGAGCGCCTGGATTCGGTGACCGCGGCCGCCCTGCCGAACCCTGGCACCTCGGCGTGGATCACGCTGTCATATGCCGCGGCGGTCAAACCCGGTGATCACGTCCTGGTGCTCGGCGCCACCGGCGTGACCGGATCGTTGGCCACCCAGTTGGCCCGATCGATGTTCGGCGCGGGTGCGGTGGTCGCCGCGGGTCGCGACGCCGACCGGTTGCAGTGGTTGGGATCGACCGGGGCGCAGACGATCCGGCTCGGCGAGGACGATCTCGCCGCGCGGGTGACCGAACTGCACGCCGCGCGGCCCTTCGACGCGGTCCTGGACTATCTGTGGGGCGAACCCGCCGAGCAGGTGTTCGGCGCGCTCGCCGCGGCCACCCCCGCAGGCACGTTCCACGCCACCCGCTACGTCCAGGTCGGCTCGATGGCAGGCGCGACCGTGACGCTGGACGCCGCCGTGCTGCGCGCCGCGGGCATCACCGCCACCGGCGTGGGACTCGGCAGCGTGCCACCGCAGGTCTGGCAGCAGGCCAACACCGAGGCCCTGCCGAAACTGCTGTCCATGGCGGCTGCCGGTGAGATCGAGCTGCGGACGCAGGCGCGCCCGCTGTCCGACATCGAGCGCATCTGGACCGAATCGGCACCGTCGGGCACGCGGGTGGTGGTGACCCCCTGA
- a CDS encoding MarR family winged helix-turn-helix transcriptional regulator, with amino-acid sequence MKTKGRLVDGITALIREVGDRFDDQDEDGDAERDFVASRCPENLRRSARALPTLSIHLLDTIAEEPVSVVGLATKTGLLKGTVSKHVQRLVEAGLVVRTPVPGNRKEIELRPSADGELVAAAHRELHAEMNRGWHDFLMRYTASELQVLTKVLRDLATAQKVGVRLVAADQPSADAKR; translated from the coding sequence GTGAAAACCAAAGGCCGGTTGGTCGATGGCATCACCGCCCTCATCCGCGAGGTCGGCGACCGGTTCGACGACCAGGACGAGGACGGCGACGCCGAACGCGACTTCGTCGCATCGCGCTGCCCGGAGAACCTCAGACGCTCCGCGCGGGCGCTGCCGACGCTGTCGATCCACCTGCTCGACACCATCGCCGAGGAACCGGTCAGCGTGGTCGGACTCGCCACCAAGACCGGCCTGCTCAAGGGCACGGTGTCCAAACACGTCCAGCGTCTGGTGGAGGCCGGCCTGGTCGTGCGCACGCCGGTCCCGGGCAACCGCAAGGAGATCGAGCTGCGCCCCAGTGCCGACGGCGAGCTGGTGGCCGCCGCGCACCGGGAACTGCACGCCGAGATGAACCGCGGCTGGCACGACTTCCTGATGCGCTACACGGCGAGCGAACTGCAGGTGCTCACCAAGGTCCTGCGCGATCTGGCGACCGCGCAGAAGGTGGGAGTGCGGCTGGTGGCGGCGGATCAGCCGTCCGCCGACGCTAAGAGGTGA
- the phoU gene encoding phosphate signaling complex protein PhoU, protein MRIQYHEQLASLNDQLGAMCELAGTAMERATQSLLQADLVLAEQVISDHEKMTTLSAQAEESAFVLLALQAPVAGDLRTVVSAIQIIADVDRMGALALHVAKIARRRHPQHALPEEVNGYFAEMGRVAVELGHAAREVLITRDPEKAARIQEEDDAMDDLHGHLFTVLMDREWKHGVMAAVDVTLLSRFYERFADHAVEVARRVIFQVTGSYPDGDKVTS, encoded by the coding sequence ATGCGGATCCAGTATCATGAGCAGCTTGCGTCTCTGAACGACCAGCTCGGCGCGATGTGCGAGTTGGCGGGTACGGCGATGGAGCGTGCCACCCAGTCCTTGCTGCAAGCCGATCTGGTACTGGCCGAGCAGGTGATCAGCGACCACGAGAAGATGACGACGCTCAGCGCGCAGGCCGAGGAGTCGGCGTTCGTGCTGCTCGCGCTGCAGGCCCCGGTGGCAGGCGACCTTCGCACCGTGGTGAGCGCGATCCAGATCATCGCCGATGTCGACCGCATGGGCGCCCTCGCGCTGCATGTCGCGAAGATCGCCCGCAGGCGCCATCCCCAGCATGCGCTGCCCGAGGAGGTCAACGGCTACTTCGCGGAGATGGGCCGCGTCGCCGTCGAGCTCGGGCACGCCGCGCGCGAGGTGCTGATCACTCGGGATCCGGAGAAGGCCGCCCGGATCCAGGAGGAAGACGACGCGATGGACGATCTGCACGGTCACCTGTTCACCGTGCTGATGGACCGGGAGTGGAAGCACGGCGTGATGGCCGCGGTCGACGTCACGTTGCTGAGCCGGTTCTACGAGCGTTTCGCCGACCATGCGGTGGAGGTGGCCCGCCGGGTCATCTTCCAGGTCACCGGCAGCTATCCCGACGGCGACAAGGTCACCTCTTAG
- a CDS encoding LCP family protein, with product MSDGDNATPGRRRHRAPEDGFDTDNEWITRTPRPAPGAAPWERLDDTRFRDPRTDPQLADGPEPADEAGDVPPADEPTGNHADGVTVADLIAKLAGGDAAGPRRSRRRRAAEPEPEPEPEPEPEPGYEPEPEYVAEFDYVAEPAYEAEPALEIAAAPEPPPSADPTEILQAVRYPIDEAEYPDDGYPGVDDPDACDTEIIPAVPAGDEHPDLPDTHQDSWLPGRRARPLHIGADDVDEPRERTHNRKAMIVGRAAAAMIAALTLVLTGGAWQWQSSKNDSLNKVAALDPQSRDILDPNAQFGDENFLIVGMDSRFGENAQMGAGNTEDADGARSDTIMLVNIPANRERVVAVSFPRDLAITPMQCEPWDPETGAYGPIWDEASGTYGPDKVYTETKLNSAFAFGGPKCLVKVIQKLSGLSVNRFMAVDFAGFSKMVDALGGVEVCSTTPLEDYELGTVLPTAGRQIVDGHTALNYVRARQVTTEYNGDYGRIKRQQLFLSSLLRSLISKDTFFSLSKLNNVVNMFIADSYVDNIKTKDLVDLGQSVQGVNAGRITFVTIPTTGYADEWGNEQPRLDDVRALFDAIINDDPLPGEKNPDNTPVPGTPESTTNTAQAPESTSAAPQPAHSAPPPGSAEMVDTVTTEPQQVTVKVSNSTGQSGLAATAAGELEQHGFNVATPDDYPGPLDATTVFFSPGNEEAAATVASSFSNAAIERVTGLGDVVQVVLGTDFMAVNPPSPSGSAIQVKLVRGTSSTPTQLPEDLSVTNAADATCE from the coding sequence ATGAGTGACGGCGATAACGCCACTCCTGGCCGTCGGCGCCACCGCGCCCCCGAAGACGGCTTCGACACCGACAACGAATGGATTACCCGAACACCACGGCCCGCACCAGGCGCCGCGCCGTGGGAGCGTCTCGACGACACGCGCTTCCGGGATCCTCGGACGGACCCGCAGCTCGCCGACGGGCCCGAACCGGCCGACGAGGCCGGCGACGTGCCCCCGGCCGACGAGCCCACCGGTAACCACGCCGACGGTGTCACGGTCGCCGATCTCATCGCGAAGCTTGCCGGCGGTGATGCCGCCGGACCGCGCCGGTCGCGTCGGCGCCGCGCGGCCGAGCCGGAACCCGAGCCGGAACCCGAGCCCGAGCCCGAGCCCGGGTACGAACCCGAGCCGGAATACGTGGCCGAGTTCGACTACGTGGCCGAGCCCGCGTACGAGGCCGAGCCGGCCCTCGAGATCGCCGCGGCTCCCGAGCCACCCCCGTCCGCCGACCCGACCGAAATCCTGCAGGCGGTCCGGTACCCGATCGATGAGGCCGAGTATCCCGACGACGGGTACCCGGGCGTGGACGATCCCGACGCGTGCGACACCGAGATCATCCCGGCCGTCCCGGCGGGCGACGAGCATCCCGATCTGCCCGACACGCACCAGGACTCGTGGCTGCCCGGTCGCCGTGCCCGTCCGCTGCACATCGGCGCCGACGACGTCGACGAACCCCGAGAACGCACCCACAACCGCAAGGCGATGATCGTCGGCCGCGCGGCAGCGGCGATGATCGCCGCACTGACGCTCGTGCTGACCGGCGGCGCGTGGCAGTGGCAGTCGTCCAAGAACGACTCGCTGAACAAGGTGGCCGCGCTCGACCCCCAGTCGCGCGACATCCTCGACCCTAACGCCCAGTTCGGCGACGAGAACTTCCTGATCGTCGGCATGGACAGCCGGTTCGGTGAGAACGCCCAGATGGGCGCGGGCAACACCGAGGACGCCGACGGCGCCCGGTCGGACACCATCATGCTGGTGAACATTCCCGCCAACCGGGAACGGGTCGTGGCGGTGTCGTTCCCGCGTGACCTGGCCATCACGCCCATGCAGTGCGAGCCGTGGGATCCCGAGACCGGCGCGTACGGCCCGATCTGGGACGAGGCGTCGGGCACCTACGGCCCGGACAAGGTCTACACCGAGACGAAGCTGAACTCGGCGTTCGCCTTCGGCGGCCCGAAGTGCCTGGTGAAGGTGATCCAGAAACTCTCCGGCCTGTCGGTGAACCGGTTCATGGCGGTCGACTTCGCCGGCTTCTCCAAGATGGTCGATGCGCTCGGCGGGGTCGAGGTGTGCAGCACCACGCCGCTGGAGGACTACGAACTCGGCACCGTGCTGCCGACCGCAGGCCGCCAGATCGTCGACGGGCACACCGCGCTGAACTACGTGCGCGCCCGTCAGGTCACCACCGAGTACAACGGCGACTACGGCCGCATCAAGCGCCAGCAGTTGTTCCTGTCGTCACTGCTGCGCTCGCTGATCTCCAAGGACACGTTCTTCTCGCTGAGCAAGCTCAACAACGTCGTCAACATGTTCATCGCCGACAGCTACGTCGACAACATCAAGACCAAGGATCTCGTCGACCTCGGCCAGTCGGTGCAGGGCGTCAACGCCGGCCGCATCACCTTCGTCACGATCCCGACCACCGGTTACGCCGACGAATGGGGCAACGAGCAGCCGCGCCTCGACGACGTGCGGGCGCTGTTCGATGCGATCATCAACGACGATCCGCTGCCCGGTGAGAAGAACCCGGACAACACGCCCGTCCCCGGCACGCCGGAATCCACCACCAACACCGCACAGGCGCCGGAGAGCACCTCGGCGGCACCGCAGCCCGCCCACTCGGCGCCGCCTCCCGGGTCCGCCGAGATGGTCGACACCGTGACGACCGAACCGCAGCAGGTCACCGTCAAGGTGTCCAACTCGACCGGCCAGAGCGGGCTCGCGGCGACCGCGGCAGGCGAACTCGAACAGCACGGGTTCAACGTCGCCACCCCCGACGACTATCCGGGTCCGCTGGACGCCACCACGGTGTTCTTCTCCCCCGGCAACGAGGAGGCGGCCGCGACCGTCGCGTCGTCGTTCTCCAACGCCGCCATCGAGCGGGTCACCGGGCTCGGTGATGTGGTCCAGGTGGTGCTCGGCACGGACTTCATGGCCGTCAACCCGCCGTCGCCCAGCGGTTCGGCCATCCAGGTCAAGCTGGTGCGCGGCACCAGCAGCACACCGACGCAACTGCCGGAGGACCTGTCGGTCACCAACGCCGCGGACGCCACCTGCGAATGA